In Gemmatimonadota bacterium, the genomic stretch CCGAGCACCGCTTCGAAATTCCGGGTAAACGTATTGTCCGCTGAGCCCCCCTCGTGGCGCTCCTCGTTCCCGTCGTGCCCGCCGAACAGCGGGAAAACCGGCGTTGAAACCGTCTCCTGTGCCTCTCGAAAACGGTACAACTCGGCAAGCTCTCCCCTGTTCGTCAGATCCCCACTCGCCACAATCATATCCGGATTGGCTTCCCGGACAAGTCGCTGTAGTGCCTCGGTGAGAACCTCTCCGGACGTCAGCATATCCCCTTCCGTCACAACGTGTGTATCGGTAATCTGCACAAGCGCAAACTGCCGCACAGCCCGCTCAGGTGCAGACTCAAGTCCAAAATCCACCCCATCTTGCGCGTCTGTCCAGTTCCGTATAGATGAGTAGAACCCCGATGTCGCTCGAAAACCATCCGGGACAGTCAAAAATACGAATCTGTGTGCCTCCGGTTCTACCGCAAGCGCGTACCGCCCCTCCTCGTCCGTCTGCACAATCTGCTCCCCATTGGAAACCAAAACGCCGCCCAGACCGCGTCCAGACGGTTCATTCATCACCCTGCCTCGAATTTCAATCGTCATAGCGCACCTCTTTGTTGTCAGTTATAGGCAAAATACAATATTCACACCCTGAGGCAAAACAAACAATGATTGCCTGCCATATAAAGATTGTGCATAATAAACAAGTTCATATCCAACTGTAGAAGATGTTGAGAGAATGGAGGCTGAGCACATGAACGCTGTTATTCAATCGAAAGATGAGATGCTCTCACTTTTAAAAAAAAATCAAATCAAAATAAAAAAATATGGCATTAAGCGTCTGGGGCTTTTTGGTTCGTTTGTAGGAGAAAAACATCGTGTTGACAGCGATGTTGATTTGCTTGTAGAATTTGAGTCTGGGCAGAAATCATTTGATCACTTCATGCATCTGTCATTTTTTTTGGAAGATATGCTGGGACGGCGAATTGATCTGGTTCTTCGATTGAATTTTTACGTCATATTCTGGATGAAAGGAAGGGAAATGAGTGAAAGACCGAATATCCTATGGTTATCCTTAGAAGACACAAGCCCGCGATTTGGGTGTTATGGCGATAAAGTGGCGCGCACGCCAAATCTCGATAAACTGGCATCTGAAGGATGTCGGTACCCCAATGCATTTTCAACAGCGGGCGTATGCGCGCCGAGTCGCTCGGCAATTATCACGGGCATGTATCAAACGGCAATAGGCTCGCAGCACATGCGCACGCGCCACACCAATGCACATGCACCGCAAATGCCCACGCCCTACGACGTTGTACCACCGCATTATGTGAAATGTTTTCCAGAATATTTGCGGATGGCAGGGTATTACTGCACGAACAACACAAAAACCGATTATCAATTTACCCCGCCAATTACTGCCTGGGATGAATTGAGCGCACAAGCCCACTGGCGCAACCGCCCAGATGGCGCGCCCTTTTTTGCGGTATTTAATCGCACCGTAACGCACGAAAGCGGCATGTGGCCAGAGAAACGCCCAGAAGTAGAAACCGATCCAGATACGGTCACACTACCGCCCTATATCCCCAATACACCCAAAGCGCGGTTGGCATTGGCGAGACATTACGACAACATCGCCGACAACGATGCGTGGGTTGGCGAAATGCTGCAGCAATTGGAAGACGATGGATTGGCAGACAACACAATTGTATTCATCTGGAGCGACCACGGCGAAGGTCTCCCCCGGGCCAAGCGTTGGCCCTATGATGCGGGCATTCGCATACCCTGCATCGTGCGCTGGCCGGGCGAATTGGAACCCGGCAGCGTCAACGATCGATTGGTCAGCATGATCGATCTGGGTCCAACCGTACTATCACTCGCCGGTGTACAAATCCCGGCCCATCTCCAGGGCCAACCCTTTGTGGGACCACAGGAAAAAGACCGGGATTACATATTTGCAACGCGAGATCGTTACGACGAATCTTATGACATGATGCGCGCCGTGCGGGATAAGCGATACAAATACATACGAAACTACATGACGGAAAACCCGTATTTATTGTGGATCCCCTATCGCAATCGGCATCCCGCATTGCAGGAAATGTGGCGGCTCCATCTCGCGGGCGAATTGGAAGGTGTACAAAATGTGATGTTTCAAAAACGCCCAGTAGAAGAATTATACGACACGGAAAACGATCCATTTGAAGTCAATAATCTCGTGGACGATTCCGCACACGCCGAAACATTGAACCGCTTGCGCGGGGCACTGGACGACTGGCGCGAAAAATACGACGTATGGGGCGATGTGCCCGAAGATCAGATGGTATTTCGCATGTGGCAGGGCACAGAGCAACCGCAAACCGAATTACCGGTTTTTGTACCAATATGTGAAGAAAGCCCCGGCCGAGAGGCCGCGCCCGAAGGTGGAACCTTTAAGGGACCGATAATCGTACAATTTTACTGCGGCACACAGGGCGCGTCAATGGCGTATCAACTCGCAGGCGATGAACACTGGCGATTGTACACCGAACCCATCCGCCTGCCAGAAGGTGAGACCACAATTCGCGCCAAAGCCATTCGGATAGGCTATAAAGAGAGTGAAGAAGTTGAAGCATCATTTGTCGTAACCTGACCGCGAAAGGAAGGCTTAATGGCAGAAGCAAAACATGATACAGGAGGTACATAGTGCGCAGGATGCAAATACTGAATAAGAGCATTTCAGCACACGCTGTACTGCTCTTATTTGTAGGTGTGGCGGTGATCTCTACATCGCATGCACAAGACCTCATGGAGCGATTGCGAGAACGTATGATAGTCCTGGAAGCGATGCGAAAAGTGGAGCGCCACCAGTTTGTGCCCAAGTCTTATGCTTCACGAGCATACGGCGATCATCCATTGCCCATCGGCGAGGGACAGACCATTTCTCAACCGTATATTGTCGCGCTGATGACCGAAGTGCTGAATTTGGAGAAGTCGGATAAAGTGCTGGAAATCGGAACGGGTTCGGGGTATCAGGCGGCGATTCTGGGCGAGTTATGTGACAGCATCTACACCATAGAAATTGTAGAAGTGCTGGGCAAGCGCGCCGCAAACTTGCTCAACACATTGGGGTATGAGAACATCGAAGTGAAAGTTGGCGATGGGTACAAAGGATGGCCAGAACACGCGCCTTTTGATGCGATTATTGTGACGTGTTCACCAACGCAGGTACCCCAACCCCTTCAAGACCAACTCGCCGAAGGTGGG encodes the following:
- a CDS encoding metallophosphoesterase; this translates as MTIEIRGRVMNEPSGRGLGGVLVSNGEQIVQTDEEGRYALAVEPEAHRFVFLTVPDGFRATSGFYSSIRNWTDAQDGVDFGLESAPERAVRQFALVQITDTHVVTEGDMLTSGEVLTEALQRLVREANPDMIVASGDLTNRGELAELYRFREAQETVSTPVFPLFGGHDGNEERHEGGSADNTFTRNFEAVLG
- a CDS encoding sulfatase-like hydrolase/transferase codes for the protein MNAVIQSKDEMLSLLKKNQIKIKKYGIKRLGLFGSFVGEKHRVDSDVDLLVEFESGQKSFDHFMHLSFFLEDMLGRRIDLVLRLNFYVIFWMKGREMSERPNILWLSLEDTSPRFGCYGDKVARTPNLDKLASEGCRYPNAFSTAGVCAPSRSAIITGMYQTAIGSQHMRTRHTNAHAPQMPTPYDVVPPHYVKCFPEYLRMAGYYCTNNTKTDYQFTPPITAWDELSAQAHWRNRPDGAPFFAVFNRTVTHESGMWPEKRPEVETDPDTVTLPPYIPNTPKARLALARHYDNIADNDAWVGEMLQQLEDDGLADNTIVFIWSDHGEGLPRAKRWPYDAGIRIPCIVRWPGELEPGSVNDRLVSMIDLGPTVLSLAGVQIPAHLQGQPFVGPQEKDRDYIFATRDRYDESYDMMRAVRDKRYKYIRNYMTENPYLLWIPYRNRHPALQEMWRLHLAGELEGVQNVMFQKRPVEELYDTENDPFEVNNLVDDSAHAETLNRLRGALDDWREKYDVWGDVPEDQMVFRMWQGTEQPQTELPVFVPICEESPGREAAPEGGTFKGPIIVQFYCGTQGASMAYQLAGDEHWRLYTEPIRLPEGETTIRAKAIRIGYKESEEVEASFVVT
- a CDS encoding protein-L-isoaspartate(D-aspartate) O-methyltransferase, whose amino-acid sequence is MRRMQILNKSISAHAVLLLFVGVAVISTSHAQDLMERLRERMIVLEAMRKVERHQFVPKSYASRAYGDHPLPIGEGQTISQPYIVALMTEVLNLEKSDKVLEIGTGSGYQAAILGELCDSIYTIEIVEVLGKRAANLLNTLGYENIEVKVGDGYKGWPEHAPFDAIIVTCSPTQVPQPLQDQLAEGGRMVIPVGKRDAQELVLLTKQKGKLQQQHIIPVRFVPMVDSTGATY